The region TCTGTTTTATATTAAACTTTCTTactgctttatatatatattacatcaATGATGTTGTGTCAGTTGCCTAGCTTTAAGGTTCAGTTCATTGTCTTTGACAACAGACACATGACATCTAATAACCGATCTGTCTACCCATAAGTGACCAACCACAtctggttgttgttgttgtttttttcttcttcttcttttttttccgagGGCGTTGTCTTATGTCTAATCACAAGTCCCTTTCTGCATTGTAGCTCTATCGAGTCCCTTTCATAGAACTTGCACAGTAATATGCAACGAGTGACAGGACAGGTTCAGTGTCCTGGCGAGAACCGAGTAAGATAACAAGTGCAGTTCAATGCACGGCATGTTCACACTGTTTTACACATGCAAATCTGAAGTAATTttacggatttttttttttttttacctctttccTTCGGCTCTCAGCCCCAGGTCTGGTGATGAGGGCTGTATCACCACAGACCACGGCAGCATcttctacaaacacacaatctgGTAGACTCTCGTCAGCGGGTAGTTCGACCACTTCCAGTCCTagtttgtgtttgagaactCCGACGTAAAACTCATGTTCCTGCTTAGCTTTCTCTAAGTCAACCTCCAAATCGTTCATCCTCAGTGCTTCTTTGGCTAAGGAACTGGGTACTGCTCGAACAATTGCATGTGTGAAGTTACCAAAACCTGCCATCAACCCAGCCATGTTAGCACAGCTACACTCAGATTTattaaacaaatttgaaaaatatataCCGCGTCTTAAATGTAGACTAACTGCTACAGCTGACACAATTTTGTTGGTTTAATTTGTCTTGCTTCCTCTTGATTAAGTGATTTAACAGCACAACTTCGTTACGCTAACCAAACGAAATAACAACGCTGTGATGACGTGCAGCAATAAACCATCACGTGTGTGCCTATCAATTTCCACTGAACAGCGCAGCCTCTCAGTTCAGAATGAGCAGAAAACGTTTGGCAAAAGTACTACCACGGTATTGACTGGTTAACCATCAACCCGTATAGTTTTCTGAGTGACCTTCAAAAGACAGCGTTTGGCAACACAATGGTGTACGAATTAAGAACAATGTATTTTTTGCAACTACACACTGGATTTGCCAAATTATTGTCGCcgtttctgtttgcattcgaaCATTTTTAAGCAAGACGGCAACGATGTGCGCcagtttattttttggtttcctTGGTTTTCAGGCGCCTGACATACACAAACCCCTCCTCCACAACCGGAACTAGGGCGTTGACATTACACACATGGAAACAGCAACACTGACCTAACTTGATcaaaaatgcaatgcaatgtGTCCTCTCTTCGTTTAGTCAGCTTCAACAGTACGCAAGTTATTGTGTACAGCAATGCCATTGATGTAAAATGTGGTCCAACGGAGGCGAAAGTGATACTTTTGCACGACACAATATACAAATATAGTTACAGAACATAGAGTTCAAATTTCAAGAATGGGCCAACCAGCCTGATTACCTAACTAACCCCCTAGCAATCATAAACAGAAATATGCTTGCTTAGCAATTGGTCCAGCCAAGCAGACCTACCTCTTAAACCAGTGGTGACGTTTGCTAAGAGAGAGGGGCATCTTTTCGAATAATGAAGGTTATGTATTGAGAGACAGCTTAATGCCAtggaataaatcattttaaatcattttcaggaGCTTTTCAGCCCATTCAAACCTATAAATGTTTAATACAAAGATACATGTGGAATTGCCATAACTAAATATGGATGTTGTTTTAAGAACATCATATAATggaaaaatatataatttaatatagATAACATGCTAAAATCCTATGTTATGATAAAAGAATTTTTAGGATGAGTCATCCGGTGCTCAAGGGTATCTTTACATGGTCATTGACGAGACACACTGTAGATTTAGTCTGAGGAGGGAATTTCTGTGGTACCATCTAATGAAGGCTTGGCACCAGGTCTGACTGGAATGTTTCCTCAGACTTCCCAGAGCTCATTCTTCCACTCCCCAGGACCAAAgcttgtcttttcttcttccaaGTCCATTCAATTATCCTGACTGGCCTAAACATTCCAGGAGTCCCACATACCATACTTTCCACTCtgggacctctctctctctctctctctctctctctctttctgtctgtctgtctggtgaaGGAAATATTTGTCTTATGTGCAGAACAGGTTAGCAGGGGCACACCTGGTTTGTGAAGAGGCTATAAAGATGAAAGTGGTGTATTTCAAAGTCATCTTTATTGTTCTAAAAAAAGCCAATTCTAACCccagcataaaacaaacaatagtACACGTTAGCTTACTGTATTTTAAAACTCCACCTCAGACGAGGAAAGCAGGCAATTTGACAAAGCTTACTGCAAATCACTGTATGTATTGTACCCATCTGTTCCTCTCCAAAACTGCATGTCACCATTGGACTTCACTTTGGAAGAAACTGGTTAGTTTAAGCTATATCCCAACACAAGCAACAGAAACCTAGGGAACCTAATCTTAGTAATCCATACTATTAGAGCACCAATTAATTTGATTTGGGTGGCAAGCTTGCAGAGGGGATTTGTGAGGACAAGATTGCCCTTGACAAACATTTAAAGGAGCCTTAATATTATGGAATTTGCAGAAGTATCAGAATCCATCCTCCTGGCCGTAGCTCAAttatgctctctgtctgtctctgactcctACTCTGATTTGGTAAAAGCAGCCTGTTCGCTTCATGTACTCTATTAAAGACAACCAGAACCTTTTACTGTTTCCTGTTAACATACTAATCAGAATTTAGATCTCAATTTTGTCTTCCAGTAAAAGGGAATTCAGTTACTAGATATTGTGTAAGCTTTTCCATTCAGAGCCAGCACAAAAAAACCTTACTCTAACAGATTATTCACGTCTTCTGTAATATGACAAATCTGGTAAAACTtggtttttcacattttaaagctctgttttacaaaatgttatATGTACACCACAAAGCCACAAATCTATTGTCATTCAGATGTCTGTTTGTTGGGCAAGATAGTGGTCACTATCCTTTGAAAAGCGTTGTCATGTTCCAGAGCAACTGAGAGCGGAGATGAGCAAGCTGGCTTCACTATGAGCAATTACAGGAAGCTGCagtgtaaacaaaatgaaataccCAGACCAGCTCTCACTCTGTACTATAATTCATTGGACAGTCATAGCTTGTTCAAGCAGTCTTACCCACAGTCCCACACTAGATGGCTCAAGTCCATTAAACAGCCGAAGGAAAGTTAAGGGCACTCTTGATTAGCCACTGAGCAAActgtaaattaaaattaaaaaaaaaaaaaaagtaaatgaatccTTGGTGTGTTCACATGTGGATGGGAGGGGTGCAAGATTAAGAATAATATTACCAATCCACTTACTACACAGGAAGTAAAGTATATGTGTTTACTGATTGTGTAATGGTATGCTTAAGCTGATATAACAACACAGTGCTGTCATGTGTCCATTTATAGACTACCAAATTATACTGGAGAAGGCACTTCAAGGGGAATGACTTGGTTTGACCAATTCTGTGCTACAGAGCTTTCCAGGGGATTTTCTGCCCTTTCCCTAATCCGTTCTGCTCAAAACATGCATCACTATTCACTGTCCATAGTATAATATGGCCTTGCAATGGAACCCCCACCAGAGGGACTATTTTAAGACAGCTATTTCTAATCACATTTCTTTAGCAATTTGATTTACTTGTGCTCTGACAGGCTCAGATGGGAAAAACCAATTCAGTGAAGCACCTTAGGTGAAACACATTGCCAACAGCTAATCAAGGCTTAGCAAAGAAGGTGGATACTATTTAAATTTAGAAGATTCCATTTGTAATTTTACTTTGAGTGCTCAGGAATATTTAATTTTCTTCACAAATGCATTTTGAGGTCTGTTCTCAATGGCTCAAAATTCATGATTCTAACTCCTCTCCTAAAGCCCATCATTACACTGTCACTATATTATTAGTGAGTTTAACTTTTTTAGTGTGACACACTGATGTCTGTATGCGATATATAGATAACCatctgaaaatgatgatgatacaAACGGTAAATAAATCTCTGATAATCACCATGGTGAGGATATGAGTAAATAATGTCAAAAAGTATGCAAATTATTGGTACATTATTCTTGTGGCTATTATATCTATTGCCATTAGAGTACCTTCTCACAGGAGTGGCTTTGCAGCAACAGCAGGTTTATATTAGACAATACGGTTCTCATTCAATTCATATTACACTCAATGTCCAGCCagaatttttttaatgtatgcaGTTTCATTACTCTGAGTGTCATCACCATGACATGTCTGAAGTCAGCTAACATAGCATAGCACTCATATTTCACTgctaaagcaaacaaacaactgtaGAACACTGTTGTATGAAATTATGAGTGGAATGTCCTTGGTCCAAGGTATAGCCTGAGAATTCATATAGTAATTCTGGTAACGTGGAATCGGTTAAAAGGATTTTAACTGCTCTTAGTTAGTCATAGCTAACGCATGGTGTACAGGACTTTCAAAAGACTAAAATCTTAGATGTTCTGAAATGTACTTAATCACTTCTCTTTGCATCATAGAGGTGTGTATACAGTATAGCAAAGATAGTTTCCTACAATGTGATACAGAATACCCAGCAGATCCTTTGACGAATCATTTATTGTCATAAACTAATGCACACtgaatttttgaatttttttaccTACATTTTGTGGTTGGAGTTTTATCAGCGAGAAACAACAAGAAatacttttttgggggggggggcacaatgTTTGTGTCACAAGTGGATGCAAATATTAAAGGCTGCATTCATAATGACAGCAAATGAGTTTGCTTGaactgcaacagaaaaaaattgcaGTACATCAACCAAATTTGGTCATGTTATTTCATCCTTTTGGTCAAAACCCATGTTAAACCAAAGTACAATAAGCAACTATTATTTACAGGCTGTCTCTCATCTGGgctagtgtttgtgtgactgaagagTACATGAACAAAATTTCTGGTCCACAACACATCATGTTGTCTCCAAGTACCATGTCATATAGCTGACTGCAATACATTCATTAGATGCTTATCACTGTAACGCATTTATAGACATCAGTATGGGAGGCCTGTTAAAACTGTCTCTGTCATTGTTATTTATCTGGCCATGACATCCAGTTTAGCCTTTTCAGTTAAAGTTCAGTTAAGGTTCACTTAAACCCAGGTGGTTGACTTGActtactaattttttttttttttttaactaagcCACTTTTCTGAGATGCTGCCTCTCCTTCTGAGTGTCAGTGAACTCCTAACTGTATACACAGGTGTTACTCCTGCTGATGTCTGAGATGGTGGTGCCCTAGTGACTATGTTCAGTATGGGACTGTCTAGGAGAGAAGGACTTGAGTAGGGAGAGCGATACAGAGAAACGTTGCAGTTGGTCTTTTAATGACTAAATGACTGTAAACGCATTTAGTTGCAGTTGGTCTTTTAATAACAAAATGCCAGTCTAAAGGGGGTTCTGGAAACCTTTGGTGTTTTCAGTTGTATGTTACTCTAGTCCATTGTAAAGCAGCTCTTAAtctcaaaaatgtttgttttctggaaACTCAGTAGAGGTAAGTTTACCAAACAACTGGCTTGAAAGCCATGCCACACCATCCCAAGCCATACTGTTGAGCTTTGATGACAGCAAAGAGCAATCTAATTTGCAGCATCATTGATGAAAAGTGTATAAGTAGTTATCAAATATGCCATCTTGTGATGCTTAATATTTCTGTTCTTATTGTTTTAGTGCAACTAACAATATGTTACACAAAATATAAACTACAAAATGCATTATGCATACCAGTATTTCTAAATGTAAGTATAAAAGTATGACTCCTCTCCCCCCAAGACTCAAAAGACAGGCAATAATCTTATCCCTGTGACTACTGTACCGCTCGGTTTTGGGCATCAGCTGTCACTGATGGAAATGCAGCACAAGCACAACAaacgcgtgcacgcacgcagGCGCAGTCTGTATGTTGATCAGCTCATGTGTCCTATGGAAAAGACCTTGCTCCCTTCAATAACAGAACTAAAATATAACCcaaaactgaacacaaagcTGTTAGCATTCTACTCAATTTCAACATATATGTCAAACCACCCTATTTTTCTCAAAGTTTATTTCAACTGAGACGTACAAACGTGGTGCATGcaaattcacattttattttttggtcaTTTAGAGTTCGGAACACTTGCACACTTATATGTACTTTTTGCGCACAGCCTATACCCCCCATTCTCCTGAAATTGTTTATAAATTAAAGTTACTGATTCAACACATCACCTGTCCTAATGTGATGGAAATAAACAAAGActtcacaaacaaattaattaataaatgtattcaatgattaatttaaaaaccGCAGAGAATGTTTACATCGTCAGTGTCATGGCAAACTGGCAATCTTCGTGTAACCTATGGTAAGGACAGCGGACGAATCTGTTTTATAAGTTATGATAAAAATGTCCCATAAACAAAATTGTCAAAAAGGAAATCGTAGCATAAAACGATATGTAACAGCAAGTTCAGACAAACTCACCATTGAGCAGATATATCCTCATCACAGTCTCCACTGTTTACACTGCGTCTCGTCACACCACTTAGTTCGCCGTCGTATAAATTTTTATCAAAGTAAGCTAAACCgtcaaaagaaagcaaacataAGAAACATTATACAGAGTACGGTATTAAGTGTTGTGTACCCTGTTCTGAAATATGTAATTTTCGCTGTTGCATGTGCCCATATATCCGCTGAAAATTACACTTATTTATTCTAAGGATAATAACTCCTAAAATCCTGTTTGAATGGACCTCTAGAATCTGAATATCAGTGGTATGGCACTTATTTGAACGTCGTTGAAAGTGAACTAAACTACTTTACTATTTTCTCCCCAAACCAACATCTTATATGGAAAATTGgatcacttttgctttttttccttcaaaacaCGACAGATTGCGTGGAAACAAAATTAGCTCAAGGAACGCGACGGAATTTCCTGCATGGAGAACACATTTAACAACCCTCAGGCTGTTAGGAATGCCTTGTGGTTGGCTAAGCGAAGCAGAAATATGATAATAATGTAGGCTACTGCCATACCAAATATGGTAATATTACGTCTGGAGTGCTTTTCACATCTGGAATTGCTTAGAGCTAACTGATAGAGAGAACAGTGGGCGAAAATAGAACCCGGAGCTTTGATTTTGggatttgattttttaattttcagttcTTTGACGTTCCTCAAGCATGTGCAGACCCTATCATATATACATACCACAAATATTGTTGGCTGTATGTGCGTGCGGAAAagagcaacaaacaaaaataaaattgccAGATATAAATAATGTCGAATAGTCTCGAGTCGGCCATCGGTAGCATAAACATACGCACAGTCTAATTCTAACTTGTCTTCGGGACGAGCTATACTAAAGCAGATTGCGGATAACAAGCGAATAACCAACAGTCATCTTGTTTATTGCCTAAAGACTGTTTTACAActgatatttcattttacaatttagAGTTATGATGAGCTCTAGGTAATTCGTATCAGAAATTAGCGGAAATGAAACTGTGGAAGCAAGTCATTAAATGCATCAATTTCGATGTcaccaaaacaaataataatgaaacTGGAGTTGGACTATGGATATTAATGTATTCTAAACCTTCTCAGCGAGAATTGTGAGTTAAAGCAAAGACAAGAGAGTtgggaggaagaaaagaaaagcttatGAAAAAGTAGTCACTGCGAGGGGAAAattcatttaagaaaaaaagttagagACAGGGTGGTGCTTAGCTTGGATGGAAAACGCGCCAAGAAACATTCCTCGCATAGTTTTGGAACAGTTCAGCTGCAAGCCAACAACGACGTAAGCTTCCTCCACACTATATAAGAGGGAAGAAACTCGTCTTCAACAGACTGCGAGTACTCTTAGAGCTCAAACAACTGCGCAACTCCCACctgaaagacaagaaaacaaaccacatcGGGAATCCAAACGTCGGAGCCATCTGCTCGGTTTAGCGCTTCAAACTGAAACTTTGAGGAATAGAGATACTTTTCTTACTtcaggacaaaagaaagaacacaaagaTGTTTCTGTTGTATCTTGCCGTAATCTTCATCGGAAACCTGAACGTGGTAAGTAACATACTGATCTTTTAAAGGTTTTCAGCTCAGCACAGAAGATATGGGAAATATTAATGTAGCTCCATCttagaaatgaaaaatgctatttttttttccattgttgttGAAATTGTGGGACGTAAGAGATTTGCATTAGTGCTACAAATGCAGTTCTCTAGACagaacagtttatttattctcttGAACCATAGACAATTAATGTCATAGGTTGTCCGTTAGAATATCATTTAAATCGGGTCGCTTCTCTGTACAGATTTTTTCAGCGTGCCCGTCGGAGTGCGACTGCCCACTGGAGTTGCCAAAGTGCGCGCCAGGCGTAAGCCTTGTCTCTGATGGTTGCGGGTGCTGCAAAGTCTGTGCCAGGCAGCTTAACGAAGACTGCAGCAAAACGGAGCCCTGCGACCACACCAAAGGGCTTGAGTGTAACTTCGGGGCCAGCTTCGGGGCGACCAGAGGCATTTGCCGAGGTATGTTCCTCATTACTTTCAATAAAATACTCAATGAGAAGCATGTGTGGCATCAGGAGGTGGGCTTATAAGAATGTTCGGATCAGGCTGACCATAAAATCACCTTGCTTGATTTAGGATGGAGAAAAAGCTTTTGATTTCACTTTTTTATATATAGTAACAGTTCACCAGTAACCATAAGCAGAGAAGCACATATGCTCTCAGTTTCACTGCTTTTAAGTGTTAAAACGGATAGCAGTCTGTCATAGCCCACTATTAGGAGGACCTATGACAAGAGAATGATTTCTATGAGACAAATTattaagcacaaaaaaaaacaacagaatgttcactctttgttttctttttatttctccaacagcTAAGTCTGAGGGCAGACCTTGTGAATATAACAGCAGAATTTACCAGAATGGGGAAAGCTTTCAGCCAAACTGCAAGCACCAGTGCACGTGCATCGACGGGGCAGTAGGGTGTATTCCCTTGTGCCCACAGGAGCTTTCCTTGCCAAATCTTGGCTGTGCCAACCCAAGACTGGTCAAGGTTCCTGGCCAGTGCTGTGAAGAATGGGTCTGTGATGATGACAGGGAGATGGACCTGACTGACACTCTCTTTGGCAAAGACCCTCTATTTGATGAATCAGAGAGTGACCTCACCAACAGGAATGAGCTTATTACAACTGTCAAGAAAGGACTCAAGTCCCTTCCTGGTAAGCCGCCCCGAAGAAAGCTGAAAGCCCTCTTAATTTGGAACATTTTCCATTATATTCACTTTGTGAAAAAGGTTTGATGAGTTTGGAATTTGAACATAGGTTTTCATTTTAGCTTTCAGGGTGGAGCCTGAGGTTCACATGTTTGAGAGCCAGAGATGCATCGTGCAGACCACGCCCTGGTCACAGTGCTCCAAGACCTGTGGCACTGGCATCTCC is a window of Chanos chanos chromosome 10, fChaCha1.1, whole genome shotgun sequence DNA encoding:
- the ccn1 gene encoding CCN family member 1 codes for the protein MFLLYLAVIFIGNLNVIFSACPSECDCPLELPKCAPGVSLVSDGCGCCKVCARQLNEDCSKTEPCDHTKGLECNFGASFGATRGICRAKSEGRPCEYNSRIYQNGESFQPNCKHQCTCIDGAVGCIPLCPQELSLPNLGCANPRLVKVPGQCCEEWVCDDDREMDLTDTLFGKDPLFDESESDLTNRNELITTVKKGLKSLPAFRVEPEVHMFESQRCIVQTTPWSQCSKTCGTGISTRVTNNNSECKLVKETRICEVRPCSQSPYSSLKKGKKCSRTKKSANAVRFTYAGCTSLKKYRPRYCGSCVDGRCCSPQQTRTIKVKFYCEDGETFNKNVMMIESCKCAFNCPHSNDASYPFYRLFNDIHKFRD